The following proteins come from a genomic window of Myroides odoratus DSM 2801:
- a CDS encoding carboxypeptidase-like regulatory domain-containing protein — MGQQRIQGRIANTSNTPIEGAIISLVKAETEEVIQYTQSNTAGVFEMTLPTPSPNLNLHIQHLDYALYRHALVFPVPYLNLTLLEQQTELEEIFIKPTPITQRNDTLSYRVESFATKTDRVLEDVLKRLPGIEITTAGQIKYQGENINRFYVEGLDLIQGRYTAITKAISPDDISRVDVYEDHQPIKMLDGKVATGKPALNIRLKNKVSRAGTAKIGGGFSPFIWDVALSPMLFSRNFQTLGSYETNNTGSTLVTKMNNLYSFEEYDTFLYSPTNTPFLQIATNADPSIKQNRYWFNKSHLGNLNVLQKFKNNWELTGTLYYLNENNDANDRVQTTTIHYLNPTLGTSEPITYERTTSSRAAKEILNAEFTLTQNQKQNYTKNKTTIRVSKDKTRGDLMVNTPENLIQQKVNAPIFQLQNTLSTLIPLTEKHWINFRSLLDFSNSKEEYAASPTALFNLDNPDLASYQSLSQHYDNQSFYTKNAVAYVWRQHAWTFSEEYNFTFQQTHFNTDLYGSETGFWSPIPGDYHNQLRYQTSSNALHSKISFKAKRWSFNLNLPLNWTTASLIDKENNKRDSNRKLFLSPTFYAQYVASLYWTFKGNIAYKSVFTPLNQLYSSTVLNELNFSAYTNRILSNHRFTSKIETNYKDPFTGWFAYFNLEYAEQQNPILFSQEIGENGQQVIQAIEQNNTQTTQRLELNINKLIEPISTTLKGNFSHSRNKNPMLINQAHNTVRTHQNTYRFSLANTSFTWLNIDYSFSYQQTKNKDFSSSKSAKTTHDATLSLLPFAQHTLLTTLAYQQDHIQQQSFSNTFVDLTYRYTFSKRKIDLELAWTNIFNYKEYNQVIINDIMTNVMQAPIRPRQFMASIRFSF, encoded by the coding sequence ATGGGACAACAACGCATTCAAGGAAGAATTGCAAATACATCCAATACGCCTATTGAAGGAGCCATCATCTCCCTCGTAAAAGCAGAAACAGAAGAAGTGATTCAATATACACAATCCAATACAGCAGGTGTTTTTGAAATGACTCTACCTACACCTAGTCCAAACCTCAACTTGCACATTCAACATCTTGATTATGCTTTATATCGTCATGCTTTAGTTTTTCCTGTTCCCTATCTCAATCTTACCTTACTGGAACAGCAAACAGAACTAGAAGAAATTTTCATTAAACCTACGCCCATTACTCAGCGCAACGATACCCTCAGCTATCGCGTAGAATCTTTTGCCACCAAAACAGACCGTGTCTTAGAAGATGTGCTTAAACGTTTGCCCGGGATAGAAATTACTACCGCTGGTCAAATCAAGTATCAAGGGGAAAACATCAATCGATTTTATGTAGAAGGACTAGATTTAATACAAGGGCGTTATACAGCCATTACGAAAGCTATTTCCCCTGACGACATTAGTCGGGTAGATGTATATGAAGATCATCAACCCATCAAAATGTTGGACGGCAAGGTTGCAACAGGTAAACCTGCTTTAAATATTCGTTTAAAAAACAAAGTAAGTCGTGCAGGTACCGCCAAAATAGGTGGAGGATTTAGTCCTTTTATTTGGGATGTTGCTCTTTCTCCTATGCTCTTTAGTCGCAATTTCCAAACCTTAGGAAGTTATGAAACCAACAACACAGGATCTACTTTAGTAACTAAAATGAACAATCTTTACTCTTTTGAAGAATATGATACTTTTTTATATTCCCCTACCAACACACCTTTTCTACAAATTGCCACTAATGCTGATCCTTCCATCAAGCAAAACCGCTATTGGTTTAATAAAAGTCATTTAGGGAATCTAAATGTACTGCAAAAATTCAAAAACAACTGGGAACTTACAGGAACTCTATACTATTTAAATGAAAATAATGATGCCAACGACAGAGTACAAACCACTACGATACACTATCTAAATCCAACACTTGGTACCTCTGAGCCCATAACATATGAAAGGACAACCTCTAGTCGTGCCGCAAAAGAAATCTTAAATGCTGAATTTACCTTAACGCAAAATCAAAAACAAAACTATACCAAAAACAAAACGACAATCCGCGTATCAAAAGATAAAACAAGGGGAGATTTGATGGTCAATACGCCAGAAAATTTGATTCAGCAAAAAGTAAATGCTCCTATTTTTCAGTTGCAAAATACGTTGAGTACGCTTATTCCTTTAACAGAAAAGCATTGGATTAATTTTCGTTCGCTCCTAGATTTTTCAAACAGCAAAGAAGAGTACGCTGCTTCTCCAACTGCACTTTTTAATTTAGACAATCCAGATTTAGCCTCTTACCAATCCTTATCCCAACACTATGATAATCAATCATTCTATACAAAAAATGCTGTAGCCTATGTATGGAGGCAGCATGCTTGGACTTTTTCTGAAGAATATAATTTCACCTTTCAACAAACGCATTTCAATACGGATTTGTATGGAAGTGAAACTGGTTTTTGGAGTCCTATCCCTGGAGATTATCACAATCAACTGCGTTATCAAACGAGCAGTAATGCCTTACATTCCAAAATCAGTTTCAAGGCCAAGCGTTGGTCCTTTAACCTTAATCTTCCCTTAAATTGGACCACAGCTTCACTGATAGACAAAGAAAACAACAAACGTGACAGCAATCGCAAATTATTTCTTTCTCCCACTTTTTATGCACAATATGTTGCATCTTTATACTGGACATTTAAAGGAAATATAGCCTACAAGAGTGTTTTCACACCACTAAATCAACTGTATTCTTCTACGGTACTCAATGAATTAAATTTTAGCGCTTACACCAATCGTATTTTATCTAATCATCGGTTTACGAGTAAAATTGAAACCAACTATAAGGATCCTTTTACTGGGTGGTTTGCGTATTTTAATCTGGAGTATGCTGAACAACAAAATCCTATTTTATTTTCTCAGGAAATTGGCGAAAATGGGCAACAAGTTATTCAAGCTATTGAACAAAACAATACCCAAACAACACAACGCTTAGAACTAAATATCAACAAGTTGATTGAACCAATTAGCACCACCTTAAAAGGAAATTTCTCACATAGTAGGAATAAAAATCCGATGCTAATTAATCAAGCGCACAATACAGTGAGAACCCATCAAAATACGTATCGATTCAGTTTAGCCAATACCTCTTTTACTTGGTTGAATATTGATTATTCCTTTAGCTATCAACAAACCAAAAACAAAGATTTTTCTTCTTCCAAAAGCGCTAAAACAACACATGATGCGACCTTAAGTCTACTTCCGTTTGCACAACATACTTTACTGACTACATTAGCCTATCAACAAGATCACATTCAACAACAATCATTCAGCAATACATTTGTAGATTTAACCTATCGCTATACCTTTTCCAAACGCAAAATTGATTTGGAACTCGCTTGGACAAATATTTTTAATTATAAAGAATACAATCAGGTCATCATCAATGATATAATGACAAATGTAATGCAGGCACCAATACGACCTAGACAATTCATGGCGTCGATTCGTTTTTCGTTTTAA
- a CDS encoding M56 family metallopeptidase, protein MTPFILYVLKANGLLLLVLGFYFLFLRKETFFAAIRYYFLIGIACSFLLPLMSFTKTVYIEQRFDWSMLLNQTNEVPRIEEQQSFFEQLNVEAWIPVLFGGITLIIGLFFCGKVLRLIRHIKQLQLWKSQSNIKVDTTTQEAYSFWNWIVLPSNYKDIAALETIIQHEHIHVQQKHTVDLLLVHFLRRIFWFNPLLVILERVVRLNLEYVVDQKVTAIQNSYDYQMTLVQFEQAKTPSFSLVNSFGSSDLKKRIIMLNQPKSKNMRKSKFVLCLPLAVGFFLLFQIKTQAEVRFIDQESTPTEQEPEKKQEQHVAPSLTNGGELTLAEKDEVATAVKEARQGTSAKETADDSQGKDGTIYITTNDPSGKMKMTLNGKEMTEEEHRLHTVKRMAEGKTQTYSFNTSGAADSNARIIINGKEYTMEEFSKIGKETNEDEMAYSYTIAKETSERNAQRMKEISTKNKEQLARKKEQLAREKEEASKKMEASRKEMEKSRKDMEASRKDMEASRKKMEKSRKQDLEQIKDKLIIYNGKEVSLEELEKINPNGLGGGNIKIYSTEKSIEKYGDKGKSGVIIVNSETKQVKTTNGKGQTSSSFSFTSTQDDTSSPFLYMLDGKAVQAVEISAIKSEDIESMNVLKGEMAKEKYGKEGESGVIEIITKK, encoded by the coding sequence ATGACTCCTTTTATCTTGTATGTACTCAAAGCAAACGGCTTGTTGTTACTAGTCTTAGGTTTTTATTTTTTGTTTTTGAGAAAGGAAACTTTTTTTGCGGCTATTCGTTATTATTTTCTTATTGGGATTGCATGTAGTTTCTTATTACCACTGATGAGCTTTACAAAAACGGTATACATTGAACAGCGTTTCGATTGGTCTATGTTGCTTAACCAAACCAATGAGGTACCTAGAATAGAAGAACAACAAAGTTTCTTCGAGCAGTTGAATGTAGAGGCGTGGATACCCGTACTATTTGGAGGAATTACCCTGATTATAGGTCTTTTCTTTTGTGGTAAAGTGTTGCGATTGATTCGCCATATTAAACAATTGCAATTGTGGAAATCACAATCGAATATCAAAGTGGATACGACTACACAAGAAGCGTATTCGTTTTGGAATTGGATTGTATTACCCTCCAATTATAAGGATATAGCAGCATTGGAAACAATCATCCAGCATGAACATATCCATGTGCAACAGAAACATACTGTTGATTTGCTACTAGTCCATTTTTTACGTCGAATTTTTTGGTTCAATCCCCTATTAGTAATCTTGGAGCGAGTGGTTCGCCTTAATTTAGAGTATGTCGTAGATCAAAAGGTAACAGCCATACAAAATAGCTACGATTATCAAATGACTTTGGTGCAGTTTGAACAAGCTAAGACACCTTCATTTTCTTTAGTTAACTCTTTTGGATCTTCGGATTTAAAAAAGAGAATCATCATGTTAAACCAACCAAAATCTAAAAATATGAGAAAATCAAAATTTGTTTTATGCCTTCCTTTAGCGGTGGGATTCTTTTTGCTTTTTCAAATCAAAACCCAAGCGGAAGTTCGATTTATTGATCAAGAATCAACCCCTACAGAGCAGGAACCAGAAAAAAAACAAGAACAGCATGTAGCACCTTCACTTACTAACGGAGGAGAACTAACACTGGCAGAAAAAGACGAGGTTGCTACGGCAGTAAAAGAGGCAAGACAGGGAACATCAGCTAAAGAAACAGCTGACGATAGTCAAGGAAAAGATGGAACGATTTATATTACAACCAATGATCCTTCAGGAAAAATGAAGATGACACTGAATGGAAAAGAAATGACGGAAGAGGAGCATCGTTTGCACACAGTAAAACGAATGGCAGAGGGCAAAACCCAAACTTATAGTTTTAATACCTCTGGAGCTGCTGATTCAAATGCGCGTATTATCATCAATGGAAAAGAGTATACCATGGAGGAATTTTCGAAAATAGGGAAGGAGACCAATGAAGATGAAATGGCCTATTCGTATACTATAGCTAAAGAGACCTCCGAAAGAAATGCTCAAAGAATGAAGGAAATTTCAACTAAGAACAAAGAGCAACTTGCAAGAAAAAAAGAACAACTTGCAAGAGAAAAAGAGGAAGCGAGTAAGAAAATGGAAGCGTCCCGTAAGGAAATGGAAAAGTCTAGAAAGGATATGGAAGCTTCAAGAAAGGACATGGAAGCCTCGAGAAAAAAAATGGAGAAATCGAGAAAGCAAGATTTAGAGCAAATAAAGGACAAATTAATTATTTACAACGGTAAAGAAGTTTCTTTGGAAGAATTAGAAAAAATAAACCCCAATGGACTAGGAGGTGGAAATATCAAAATCTACAGTACAGAGAAGAGTATCGAAAAATATGGGGACAAAGGGAAAAGTGGGGTTATCATTGTTAATTCTGAGACAAAACAAGTGAAGACTACAAACGGAAAAGGACAAACGTCTAGTTCATTTTCTTTTACTTCGACGCAAGATGATACGAGCAGTCCTTTTTTGTATATGTTGGATGGAAAAGCAGTACAGGCTGTCGAAATAAGTGCGATTAAATCGGAAGATATTGAAAGTATGAATGTTTTAAAAGGAGAAATGGCAAAAGAAAAATATGGAAAAGAAGGTGAAAGTGGAGTAATTGAAATTATTACGAAGAAATAG
- a CDS encoding BlaI/MecI/CopY family transcriptional regulator has protein sequence MEKLTNKEEEIMHILWKLQKGFINDILAEMPEPKPHYNTLSTLVRILEEKGVVAYHAFGKSHQYYPVVTMEAYRSMFMEETMQKYFDNSFSNLVNFFVKDKQVSQKELNEILSIIEKNKQV, from the coding sequence ATGGAAAAATTAACGAACAAAGAAGAAGAAATCATGCACATCCTTTGGAAGCTGCAAAAAGGTTTCATTAATGATATATTGGCAGAAATGCCAGAACCGAAACCACATTATAATACCTTATCAACTTTAGTGCGAATTTTGGAGGAAAAGGGAGTGGTTGCTTATCATGCTTTTGGTAAATCACATCAATATTATCCTGTGGTGACGATGGAGGCTTATCGTTCGATGTTCATGGAAGAAACCATGCAAAAGTATTTCGATAATTCGTTCAGTAACCTGGTTAACTTTTTTGTTAAGGACAAGCAGGTATCACAAAAAGAATTGAATGAGATTCTTTCAATCATTGAAAAAAATAAACAGGTGTAA
- a CDS encoding thioredoxin family protein, with the protein MRGGSINYFAMLGVVLFCTIWTSTAQAQEVTFSTLEKKMQEQEKPIVVFLHTNWCNYCALMEKKTFSNTAVQEALKDNVYFVSFDAESKEKIQFKGNVFEYRKKGLQSGVHELAEALTSQNAYPALVILNKNYEIIYQHYAYVGPKEMLQLLKAL; encoded by the coding sequence ATGAGAGGGGGAAGTATAAACTATTTTGCTATGTTAGGGGTTGTGCTGTTTTGTACCATCTGGACGTCTACTGCCCAAGCGCAAGAAGTAACTTTTTCAACGTTGGAGAAAAAGATGCAGGAACAAGAAAAACCGATCGTTGTTTTTCTACATACCAATTGGTGTAATTACTGTGCTTTGATGGAGAAGAAAACGTTTTCAAACACTGCAGTACAAGAAGCCTTAAAGGACAACGTATATTTTGTTTCTTTTGATGCAGAATCTAAGGAGAAAATACAGTTTAAAGGGAACGTATTCGAGTATAGAAAAAAAGGACTTCAGTCTGGCGTACATGAATTAGCTGAGGCGCTGACTTCGCAAAATGCTTATCCCGCTCTGGTTATTTTGAATAAAAACTATGAAATTATATACCAACATTATGCCTATGTTGGACCAAAAGAGATGCTTCAATTATTGAAAGCGTTGTAG
- a CDS encoding TonB-dependent receptor, which yields MRVLISFLFLLVFSSAIEAQTIQGKITSRGEVLSYASVVIEQTTKGTTADDRGNYKIEGVKPGTYLVYADFVGFKKLSKRVTVKEGQVATLNFDLEEDASLEEIVISGSLKPVLKSDAVTPVEIYTPAFFEKNPTANLFDAVQMINGVQPQLNCNVCNTGDIHINGMEGPYTMILIDGMPIVSSLSTVYGLFGIPTNMIERVEVVKGPASSLYGTEAMGGIINVITKDPEHAARLSVDAFTTTWLENNIDLGAGYKLGKKVNGLFGGNYFKFGERKDKNGDGFTDVTQQERVSLFNKFSLKRPENRVASLALRYVYEDRWGGETNWQRKKHRGSEEVYAESIFTNRFEAIGMYQLPTTENIYTQFSYIYHNQNSMYGPESYDAKQQVAFAQAYWDKTVGDHSLLVGGSFKYTYYDDNTRATGIYDENGLVKNQPQETPIPGLFVQDEWSLNKQHKLLLGYRFDYDKTHGGIHSPRVGYKFAPNANHALRASFGTGFRVVNVFTEDHRALTGAREVVFAESLDPEKSYNANLNYTVKVPTNFGAFNFDINGFYTYFTNKIDADTDTDQTKIIYANLDGHAISKGISLNVDVAFDFPLKVMAGATYMEVYRKEDGLREQIYHSPKWSGNVLASYNFGHGFTADLTGDWKGPMRLPRVENDYRPEYSPWTVIANIQVTKKFGNNFQVYGGVKNLFNTLPKEDTIARWWDPYGEPGNGVTPPPGRTDVIFEPNDYSYTALQGIRGFIGVRYSIF from the coding sequence ATGCGTGTATTAATAAGTTTTTTGTTTCTCCTAGTTTTTTCTAGTGCAATAGAAGCTCAAACTATTCAAGGAAAGATTACTTCAAGAGGGGAAGTTCTATCATATGCTAGTGTTGTCATTGAACAAACAACCAAAGGAACAACGGCTGATGACCGTGGAAATTATAAAATTGAAGGGGTAAAACCTGGAACGTATCTTGTTTATGCCGATTTTGTAGGGTTTAAAAAATTGTCAAAACGAGTTACAGTAAAAGAAGGACAAGTTGCAACGTTGAATTTTGACTTAGAAGAAGACGCTAGTTTAGAGGAAATTGTGATTTCAGGCTCCTTAAAACCCGTATTAAAGTCGGATGCTGTGACGCCTGTTGAAATTTATACGCCTGCATTTTTTGAAAAGAACCCTACGGCGAATCTATTTGATGCCGTGCAAATGATTAATGGGGTACAACCGCAATTGAATTGTAACGTTTGTAATACAGGAGATATCCATATTAATGGAATGGAAGGACCGTATACAATGATTTTGATTGATGGGATGCCTATTGTGTCTTCGCTGTCAACGGTGTATGGATTATTTGGTATTCCAACCAATATGATTGAACGTGTCGAAGTGGTGAAAGGTCCTGCGTCTTCTTTGTATGGAACTGAGGCCATGGGTGGAATTATTAACGTCATTACCAAAGACCCAGAACATGCAGCACGATTAAGTGTTGATGCTTTTACTACGACTTGGTTGGAGAATAATATCGACTTAGGAGCAGGTTATAAATTAGGTAAAAAGGTAAACGGACTTTTTGGTGGTAATTACTTCAAATTTGGAGAACGAAAAGATAAGAATGGCGATGGATTTACAGATGTAACGCAACAAGAACGCGTTTCTTTATTTAATAAATTTAGCTTGAAACGACCTGAAAATAGAGTCGCTAGTTTGGCTTTGCGTTATGTGTACGAAGATCGTTGGGGAGGTGAAACTAATTGGCAACGCAAGAAACATAGAGGAAGTGAAGAAGTATATGCTGAAAGTATTTTTACCAATCGCTTCGAGGCAATAGGAATGTATCAATTACCTACAACTGAAAATATCTATACCCAGTTTTCATATATCTACCACAACCAAAACTCAATGTATGGGCCAGAATCGTATGATGCGAAACAACAAGTAGCTTTTGCTCAAGCGTATTGGGATAAAACAGTAGGGGATCATAGCTTGTTAGTTGGAGGATCGTTTAAGTATACGTACTACGATGATAATACAAGAGCAACGGGGATATACGATGAAAATGGGTTGGTTAAAAATCAACCACAAGAAACGCCAATTCCGGGTCTTTTTGTGCAAGATGAATGGTCGCTGAATAAACAGCATAAATTATTGCTAGGTTATCGTTTTGATTACGATAAAACACATGGAGGAATTCATTCTCCTCGTGTAGGATATAAGTTTGCACCGAACGCGAATCATGCTTTACGTGCGAGTTTCGGTACTGGATTCAGAGTTGTCAACGTGTTTACGGAAGACCATCGTGCTTTGACTGGAGCGAGAGAGGTAGTATTCGCAGAATCGTTAGATCCAGAAAAATCATACAATGCCAATTTGAATTATACGGTTAAAGTACCGACGAATTTCGGAGCATTTAATTTTGATATCAACGGGTTCTATACTTATTTTACCAATAAGATTGATGCAGATACCGACACGGATCAAACAAAAATCATCTATGCAAACTTAGATGGGCATGCTATTTCTAAAGGTATTTCGTTGAATGTTGATGTGGCGTTTGATTTTCCTTTGAAAGTAATGGCGGGTGCAACCTATATGGAAGTGTACCGCAAAGAGGATGGATTACGTGAGCAAATTTATCATTCGCCAAAATGGTCGGGTAATGTTTTAGCAAGTTATAATTTTGGCCATGGATTTACGGCTGATTTAACTGGAGACTGGAAAGGACCTATGCGATTGCCTCGTGTAGAAAATGATTATAGACCAGAGTATTCTCCTTGGACGGTAATTGCGAATATTCAAGTGACGAAGAAATTCGGTAATAATTTTCAAGTATATGGAGGAGTAAAGAATTTATTCAATACCCTTCCAAAGGAAGATACCATTGCTAGATGGTGGGATCCGTATGGAGAACCGGGTAATGGGGTAACACCTCCTCCAGGTAGAACGGATGTGATCTTTGAACCGAATGATTATAGCTATACTGCTTTACAGGGAATTCGAGGTTTTATAGGGGTGCGTTATAGTATTTTTTAA
- a CDS encoding metal-dependent transcriptional regulator — protein MLTYSEENYLKTIFHLSQGEEDGISTNAIAARIETKASSVTDMIKKLNEKKLVTYQKYQGVRLTPEGLLAAKMIVRKHRLWEVFLVDKLGFSWDEVHDVAEELEHIKSEKLINKLEAYLGYPTEDPHGDPIPNAKGEIKQIKKKLLAETKIQQAVICVGVKDSSAEFLQYLDKQKIALGSEIVILEIEPFDQSFLIEINGTKITITKKIANNLYVQLK, from the coding sequence ATGCTTACTTATTCAGAAGAAAACTATTTGAAAACTATTTTCCACTTATCACAAGGTGAAGAGGACGGAATTTCTACTAATGCAATTGCAGCGCGAATAGAGACGAAAGCTTCTTCAGTAACGGATATGATTAAGAAATTAAATGAGAAGAAATTAGTTACGTATCAAAAGTATCAAGGAGTTCGCTTAACACCAGAGGGTCTTTTAGCCGCAAAAATGATTGTTCGTAAACATCGTTTATGGGAAGTTTTTTTAGTGGATAAGTTAGGATTTAGTTGGGATGAAGTTCACGATGTAGCCGAAGAGCTAGAGCATATTAAATCTGAAAAGTTAATAAATAAATTAGAAGCTTATTTAGGCTACCCAACAGAAGATCCACATGGAGATCCTATTCCCAATGCAAAAGGGGAAATTAAACAGATTAAGAAGAAATTATTAGCTGAAACAAAAATTCAACAAGCCGTGATTTGTGTAGGAGTTAAAGATTCCTCAGCTGAGTTTTTACAATATTTAGATAAGCAAAAAATCGCTTTAGGCAGTGAAATTGTCATTTTAGAAATTGAACCATTTGATCAATCGTTTTTAATTGAGATCAATGGTACTAAAATAACGATTACCAAAAAGATTGCTAACAATCTTTATGTACAACTGAAATAA